The genomic window tattaattcgtggatgagaggtacccaagaattccacgaaaattgagccaccacgaaatctaatgaatTCCACAGGAACCCTCATATACACATATTAATGATGATGTTGTAGGCTGTTGGTATTACTCTTCTTTTTCATATCAGAACAAATTTCAAAAGACTTTGTTAAGcgataaataaacaaacaattgaAAGTTAAATTACGAAAACAAAAGGAAACGTAATAACTCCGGATCAATCCTGTATtgtaaactgtaaaataaatacaacTTAATTTTATATACACACTTGTGCAAGAGGCTATGCTTATATAAAAGCAAAAGGAAGAATAATCGAAGTGGTTCGTCTTAAATTTACTAATTAATTATAACCCGAAAAACCTATTCGCTAGCCAAGTCGCTCCTTTCAATGCGGAGTGGACCGTGAACCTTTGGCTAGCGTAAATGGgcgagttaaaaaaaatttcacatgGAAAGCCTAAACTGCTTTTTGAGGATAGGATATTGTTTCATTGATGCCTTtttaggtagcaagggacactttcgaataaagtacccgtcaatatttttataatattgagagttgctgtacttgaaggcttaagagtgttgctaaaattgatgaaatgatttttaatgattatcattagttagaggggtgtctgttgttgaaattgatatgcaatatgtaggccccttatgttaggtacatgagaaccagaagtacattgtaaaatgcgaaacctgcggctatgactgttgtgctgactttacacagtgaaattgcaagttacagacgggaggtaaatcacaagaaaagtaggtggatgggacattgtaaacgaTAGTGCAatatgcacgcggtacggaaggtcaaccctctgcagggaattagctgggggaggtctaaaaagctgaaaaatcatgaaaagttagcaaaatatgaaagggtcaaaatctcataaaaaccagtatgtagagaattttacaggttttgactaataatttttttcagaaattggtgattggccttataaagagtgaattaaaggtatttgtgctgaatgggaactgaggaaattctagttacagagttccgaagacatgcatcccttggctacaatgaattgtataaaaaaaaactgtcccctgccaccttataTATGACGATAGTTAAAATATTAGGgcaatttttacaaattatatgaTGAAAGCGTGTCTTTAAATGCTGATAGTTTATCATAATAcgctgacatttttttttacattatgaaACTTATCAGTACAATCAATGagcaataataaaaaagaagcaTCGGATTATAAAAGTATTATCTTGATACCTTAAACTAACCTCATATTACAAAgaaatatcagcatgtaatgttaaatgGGGATGGtcaaaatttttgtcaaaaaatatgttttcgaTTTTAACGTTTACAATACTTCATTGAGGTTTTTCTAATAGGCAACCACAATTTAAGTGTCGTTTCTTGAGTTATCAGCgagtttacattttgaatgtagaAGTGAAAAtttaagacctaaaatgaatgtgttaaaagtaaggaacaatttatttatgcttaaaatgaatggGAAGATAGACGAATCAgcttgaaaagatttttgactgttatattaaCCTATgtaaaaacagggcacgagccttgtttacatgacaaagaattgcgaGCCTATAACTCTcattgactctcaaatttcatatgATCAATAGATATGCATTCCTAAGGCATGGTAAAcaatataaacagaaaaatagaatttgattaaaatcgcgaccatgtccctttaaagcATCATCTGGTAATGGGAAATATTAACAGCAAAACATCAGGCACAATTGAGTATTTCACTTTTTCGTTGTAAGAGAAGGAATATTAGATCGTTTAGAAAAATGAAATCTAAGGCAGTTTTGACCAATTAAAGCCACGGTTACAGATTTTGCTACACTAACATACAACAACATATCGCACAAGATGATTATAGTGCGTTAATGATTATACCATCTTGCTATTCAATACCTGAATGGTAGTAAGCTTCAAATATCTTCGCCGTTATATCCTTCTCTTTCTGCGAGTCAATATATCGATAGCGATTCAGAAATGGCGGCAGTTTAAGTCCCTCGTCAGGGGGTCGCAGCAGAACAGGGATTATCTTTAGTTTTTCTCTCTCTGAATACGACAACCGTACCGCCTCATCTGCCTCCGACATGCACCAGCGACTAGTGATATATGCAGGACTCATCAATATCAAAACCTTTACGCTTTTTGCCATTTCGGATTGAATATTATCGTCCAATGGTTTTCCGATTACGAAGTCCCTATCATGTTGCATGCACTTGAAGAAGAATCTACTTTCAAGCTCCTTGCATATTTTGTTCACTTCGGTTATGTCTTCTGTTGAACAAGATATGAATAAATGGTACTTTTTGCCCGGGGGAAGTTTGGCCACACGACGTTGCCGAAGAGTATTTTCAGGGGTTAGAGTGTCATGCCCTCGCTCTACATTCGCTTCGTAATGGTCCTGTCCAATCGGGGTTTTTAGACATGTCTCACTGCCCGAATAACTCTTCGATAAATTGTTGATATCACAATTTGTGTCCTGACTTTCTTCAACTGTCAAGAGTACATCTCTTTCTGTCAACGTATCTTCTTGAACAGACAACATGTTTTTTACTCCTCACAAGATCATCCTTAACTCAACATATATCCATTAACTTCTAGACATAGTTCCCGTTAAATTCTGAGGTAACGCGCTACTATCGATTTAAAGCAAGCTTCCTGTTTTCAGAAAATGAGtatgtttatatttagatttaaaCCCTTGCGGGGTTCCCAGAACGCTATTTACGTAACCAAGTAGAAACCGTGATCTGAATTTAGATCAACCTAAAATTGACGGTTGCAAGAATGGATACTTTCATGTTTTGGACTTCATTTTTAATCCTGATAAAGGTAATATTTtccaaataatatttttgcttGAGGCACATTTATATACACTGCTTATTCTTGAATCGTACACTCTTGTTAGAACAATCAAAGTCATGGGTAATTACAAATGACGTATCCTACCTAAAGATATTCAATCGACTTTTGTATATCCGATCAGCATCATTATATACCCGGTAGTTGATGCAGTACATACTGAGAAACAAAAACGAAAGCAAAAGCCTTAACCGGTGCAAAACATAAAATAGTTAAGTTGCCATTATTCCAAGCAAGCACGGGGTCGGTTACTTAGTTTACGAAATACATAAATGTAGATTTAcattcaaatttatatataagaaGTCAACCTGCATGTTCGACAGTTTTATGAGCCTGTCCAATAATGCACCAAGTGTCTGTCAATAATATATAAGGTCACACGTTTGTGTAATGAGTAAATAAGAAAGACGACTTTATTTACAGGGTCCTATAACTGGCATTTTATGaatgtacaacttttacttgctgtctgtacatgtttatatacattttgaGGTTTTGTGTTGCTTTTTAATATTGATGATAGACATGTACAATATCAGAATTGATAATGAAGATACAAGTCTAGTACAATTGATCAATTGATTATAAGTGATATGTAACCAATTCAAACATGCAGCAACTGTTCTTATTTTTCCATTTCTAGTCGGAAAGGACTCGACTTCCTCATTgataaaatgtttaagaaaaatgtgtGCACGAGGTTGATATGCACGCTATCGTTCCACGAATAGGTTCtcgtttgttttcatttttgtgtaAAAGTACTAGTGTAAAACATGCTGTGTTCACATACAAATGATAAATTATAAGATACTTccagaaatgaaaaaaatgttcatattggAAGGGAAAAGGCAAAGTGTAAGTGTAAATCTGAATCCTTATTTATTTATAGGCAaggtattaattttaattactatctcttattctttaaattagCTTATTGCCATATACAACAATTACAActtaatacaaaattaaaaaaaaaaaaacacatattgTACCAAATAAATATTCAACTACATGTGTAACACTAAAAATTAATATCGCATTGACAAAAAAGGTTTAAAGCACGAATTTATAaaatagagaggttgagattttaaacgtgtacgggtacgcgTATGTGTGTTAaaactacacgtacacgtacacggttttgtaatttatcagttgagatttcTTAACTTGTAGGATATGAATGTGTACGTAAATCGACgcagttttgtgacatgaatttatttagttaattccACATAAATGGTAAATTTCTCATCGATTTCCatgcaaatgaagtttaaaaatctatataatgtatcacaagaatacattcactcatcaataagattttatttgttgtaaaaagctaCACGTTTGTACTTCCGTGTAGACGACACTCTACAAGTTTAGAGAATGTGTAGAAACAATGTCGTCAAAAAACTGATGTCGTAATACGCGAAGAATTTAGATGATTCCCCTAGTTcacgtacccgtacacgtttgaaatctcaacctctctattatGTGACAAGGGCGATAAGATATGCGTTGATAAGATGCTTTTTCATAGAAGAGTTGTTTAAAAGTGTTAAGAAAAACATATaagcatttaattaaaaagtgcTAGGCAtaacaaaaattcatttcatatgCCATTTTGTCTGACTTTTTCCAGAGTGTGACTACTATATGTCTGCCATCGGAAGTTTACATCCAAGATAGccatcaacaaaaatgtttgCCAACTTGTCCAGAGAGTTTATATATGTTCAGACAAACATGCATGAAAGACTGCCCAAATTATGCCAATATTAACGAAACAGCGCTGGGAAAATTTTGCATAGTGGAGCACGACTTTGAATGTCAGCGAACGTCTTGTCCAGCAGATCTCCCTTTATGTTACAGAATGAATTGTCTGGAAAAGTGTCCGGAATACACTGTCCGATTCGAAAACAGTTGTATATTGGAGTGTCCAATGTCACATTCCTTCTTGATGTCACATAATTGTGATGGTCCGTGTTTTACTGAAAATGGAACCTGTGTGACGGGATGTCCTGATGATCATCCATTTATTTTCCAAACTCCCCGATCAACGCATTGCCTTGAATATTGTCCAAATTACACATATGAGGATCAAGAACATAAAAAATGTCAACTGAAATGTCCAACAGagaaacaatttcttttaaacaaaacttgttttgacaGTTGTCCGGAATCCCATCCACTCATACAAACTTTGACATCatattataatacaattacCCTTTGTTCCGAATCCTGTCCACAAGATACCCTGATGGATGAAGGATATTGCGTTAACGCTTGTCCCGATGGAAGGTATGAATACAACAACACATGTGTGCGGGAGTGCCCAGAGTCACACCCTTTAAAGTATCCAAATGTCCGAGAAAAATCAACGACTGGGAGGGCAAAATATAAATGCGTTGattcatgtaatattaaaaccaATTCCTACATTTCAAACAATCTGGAATACAAAACTTACTGCGTTAGTTCATGTCCACCGGAATCAAACTTTGCCTTAAATGGGTCGTGTGTTGAATCATGTCCCCTATTTCAGCAATATAACATCATACATTATGAACATAAACGCTGCATTGAAAGATGTCCTGATTACACAGTTTTATCAAACGGAACAAACTGTCGAGATTTATGCCTCCCAGATGAAAAATTTAGGTACAACAGGACATGTCACCAGGAATGTCCAATGGACGCAAAGTTTTATTATGTTAAACCTACTTACGTGTACCCTACCATCGACAACTATGTCTGCATTGCCAAATGTCCGACAAATCACCTCATAAATGGCCATGAATGCATCAAAGAATGTCCATCCGATAGAAAATATGTCTTTAATAATACTTGCAATGAAACATGCCCAATCGAGCACAATTACAAACAACTCGAGGGAGGTCACTATAAATGCATTGACAAATGTCCGTCTACAGCATTTGTGAACAATGAATTCTACTGCGTGTCCTCTTGTCCAGCTGACGCTCTTTACCAAGTAAACAAGACATGTGTTGCTACCTGCCCGAGTGAAGTAAGATACAGATATAGTAATTTCACAGTTATTAGTGTTAATTGGCATTCTAAAAAGAACATCTACCATCATTACTGTTTGGCAGATTGTCCAACGAAAACATTATATAATCAAGATGCGTGTGTGGAGGAATGCCCTAAAGAAGCTAACTACTTATTTAACAGATCTTGTGATATTGGTTGTCCAGCAACGGTTCGGTATAGAATATTAACAGGAAATCATTTCACTTGTCTCGATGAATGTCCCTCAAATGCCTATAAATACAATGCTTCTTTATGTGTCTTGACGTGTCCCGTTGACAAAAACTACGAACACAATGCGACGTGTTATCAGGAATGTCCTGAACGTGAAGATTTCATCTACAGAGATGGTTCCTATTTTCGATGCATGAATGAATGCATTCCCTTCTTAACATACAACAAGACATGTTTGGAACACTGTCCAGATGAAGCAAAATTTCGAGACAAGGGAGAATGTATAGCCTATTGTAACGACAAAGAACGAATATATACGTTTAGAAATTTCACAGTGGGCACAGGCGGGACAAAGATATACGACTATTATTGTCTTCATACTTGTCCAGCAAATACGTTTATATCCAATTTAACGTGTGTTTCACAATGTCCAAGCGAAACTTTACAATTAGACAACAAGTGTGTAAAGTTTTGTCCAAAAGAGAGACCCCTGAATTACACAACAAACAAAGGTAAATACTTTTGTGTCCATTCTTGTCCTTACAGAACGTTTAGATTTCAGAGTGTCTGTTTTGATCAATGTCCGAGTTGGTTAAAATCCCATCAAGGTACTTGCACACACGAATGTCCAAAGTCTCATCCATACACTGATATTAGATCCCAAAAATGCTTAAGCGCAtgtgaaaataattttgttatcacGGACAATAACATATGCGATAAAAAGTGTCCAACTGGGAAacattatattgaaaaaaattcatgcGTGTTTTCTTGCAAAAATCCACGCTCGTTACTGCAGACAACGGAGCAAGGTTTAGTATGTCATGACCAATGTCCACACCACCTTCTTTTGATGGAAAACAAGGGAGCATGTGTGAAAAAGTGTCCAGAGGATAAACTGATCGTGGGGAGTGTGTGTCGGGCTTTGTACAAATGTCCGAATCATGCGTATCTTGAACATACGGACTTTGGTAGAAGGTGTACCAATAAATGTTCATCAGGATTTTATTTAGACGGAACACATTGCGTTAAAGAATGTCCACCTGAAAAAGTAATCTATGATGCTGTCTGTGCAAACGAATGTCCGACGACACATCCGTTAAAATACAAGGAGTTCGGATCATCCAACCCACGTTTAATATGTTACAGGCAATGCCCAAGCGATTACGTTGCCAACGGCTCAGTTTGCATTGAACAAAGTGCCTGTTATTCAGAACACCATTTCTCTTATGAACACACTTGTTTTGAAACATGTCCGTCATTCACAGCAATATCGAATAGTAATTATTGCGTTTCATTGACAGATTACGTAATTTACTTTATAGTGCTCTTATTCTTGACGGCGATATTGAcagtgatattttatttcttgacTTGCTTCACTGGAATAAAACCAAAGACAAAGCGCAAGTCATCTGgaattaaaacacattttcagGTATGTACGACGTGTATTTCTGTATAATGTTATTAGTACATTATATAATttgtgatatttatttattctaaaatattttttctttgtgttGTCATCTTCTGATATCTAAAAAACTAACCaccaaccacccccccccccaaaaaaaaaacaaaaaaaaatggcttTAAGTAGTCCTTTAATTATtggcaaaaaaatatatattgtagatTATTTAAGTTCATTTTGCTGTATTATAAACTTGGCAACGAtacattttgttgaaaattatGGTTTATAGTTAGAATATACTAATAACTAAATCATCAACATTTGAATTGCAGTTAATCTCCAAAAGAACCCCAACACAGAAtaataaaaatggaaaatatgTAATTAGATATTCAAAAGAAGATAATGAAGAAGCAGagattattgaaataaatcatcAGAATATAGAGCATGATGGCGACGAAATTGTTGAACTCAACGATGGAATAGAGACTGCTACTACTTTTCGAAGACGCAAGGGGAAGTCATGATTAATGACTGGATTAAAAAAAGACAACCATTTTATTAGCATTGTtctaaaaagaacaaaaacaaatgcatatgaaaaaaaatccactataatatacaaatcaaattatatatatatatatatatatatatatatatatatatatatatatatatatatatatatatatatatatatatatatatatttaattcacTTGTTGTTTAGTGTATTTTAATAGTTGGTTTGTACTCCGTATCCTAATATTGTCATGAATATTACAGATTTTGTAACAGTTTTTGTTATCCTTATTATTATAAACTGATCTAAATAATGCTAATTATAGATATGTATAACCCGTCATGCTAATGATGATAAATTATGTGAGAATATGACATTCGTGATCATTCAttttggttggttttttttttacgatttaTGAAAATACGTGATATGCTTTTTTATGTACGTTTTATAGATACAGTTTATTTTTCACACTAACTGAGAGTTAacatcaaattttgtttattctgTTGAGAATTGGGGCATGTGTTTTGTATTGTGgtgtaaagaaaatgttttgacGATTTACCGTTCTTATATTCACATGAATACAAATGTTTTCAAAGTTGAAGATATCTTAGTATTTTTcttatatcaaaatcaaaagtccttAGAAATGAAACCTCTGTTTAAAAACTATGCAAAAAaagtcaatcattttttttcattatctttaaaacattataataaaaagaataaaataatatgtatGAGGGAACACCATAATTGAATTACTAAAATgttgtataatatacatgtacgtatatgAAAAGTAAGATTAGGTCGATAATTTATTGTACAGTGTTTATTAGTGTTTGGATTTGTTCGTTATCCTATTATTGTTGTAGTGATTGTTATAGCTATTTATCATTCTCGTTAATTTAAACTAATCAAAATGATACTAATAGATATGGAAGCAACCATGTTGATTATGATAAATCTTCTGAGCTAAAGTATAACAATCCCTAAGGTTTTTTGTATTCTGTTCAcagtttataattattatttttgtgtgaacattttataatagtttatttttctaatcaactgaaattttgtaacatttatTTGAGTTTTATTCTGTAAATAAATGGGGCATTTTTGTGTTATGATGTAAGAATGTTTGGTGATTGACTATTCCTATAGTCACATGAAGAAAAGTATTGTTGAAGTTAAAGATATTTATAGCTTTTCAGTAAACCGGGGTATATTTGGTATATTAAAGCTATTCTATTCATTTGCAGCTGCTATATAACGTAATACAATTATCACTGTAAGTTACCTTTGTGTAATAGCATGTCGAAAACTCAAACAAGTATAGTTTTAAATCGCATGTTCTTCTTCAAATATCCGGATGTAGATGAAGCTATCTTGTTTAACATAAGAGATTGTAAGTCAGAAATGGGGAATGCTATACACATAtcgaaaatatataataaaagcgTATTATTCtggtacattttttaaaataattcccAAATTATTGAGTATGTAACTTTAAACCTTTCCACAGTTTGAAAGCAATTACACTTAAGATTTGTAAATGTTTATgcgtaaataaaaacaatatgaagatttttcagaaatatttttagttgATACGTTTAAAGCATAGTTATCGCTCTTGTCATGGCAAGTAAAAAGTAAATGATAGATAAGGTTCTGTGCGTTATTGATTATTATCGATCGAATTCAATGTATTACAAAATGACATTGATTAAGATTATAATGCAATTACGATATACATTTAGTATTGTGCAATTATTGGTGTTTTTAGTATATTTGCTAAAACTAACAAATTGATTTCTTAATCTATAGGTAACTTCAGTTTAGAATTCATTGTTTTCAAAcgattatgtatttttcctatCATTGAAAATAGATATCTGAAAAgtcttatttattaaaattcagACAATATAAGATGGTCTACACTTAAAAATACCGAAGTGCACCACAGAGAAACAATTCTTTACCAAAGACGGTATTTGAAGTAATTCAAAATATcccttatttgtttgtttcaacTTGAGGTGATTTTACTGCACAATTTTAATTGGATTAAAGcacatcgtttttttttttacacttgaCAGTAaactttcattaaaatattttagaaaaaaaaacctttttaatacactttattaaaatttcagttaATTGAAACACaaataacattcaaaaattaaatgatcACTTATCATTGTTTGTATAACACTGAGAATGAAATTATTGCTTTCGAGATGATGAATaaggaaatttgtttgaaaataagcTATTATATTGGGTTGCTTTCtatgacaatatttcaaaattataactTATGTTAGTTATCTGCTAAACTTTCGTTTCTTCTGAGTCTAATAATCCATTAAAAGGATAAAAACAttggtaaacaaaaaaattcaaattagcCATGGCTCGAAAAGTATACAAGGTTTGCCACATACTTCGAATAGGTTATCGCTCTTTGCATATAGCAAAATCAAATTTAGAAACGTTAAGATATATTGATCGTTAGGCAAACTTGCATTTCGTAAATGAGCTGCTACAGTAGGAATTTGCATCACATTAGCTTCTCAATGTTAATTCCCGAAACCAGAcctcttataaaaaaaacccatttttttttcgaaaattgCATGTATGTAGAATTACGCGTAGTTATTAAAACTcgttaaattatttataacagtTCACCAAATACAGCATTTGttgacaaataatttttataagctatcaatttacatgtatggtGGTCATTctggaaaattataaaa from Magallana gigas chromosome 9, xbMagGiga1.1, whole genome shotgun sequence includes these protein-coding regions:
- the LOC105325677 gene encoding proprotein convertase subtilisin/kexin type 5, which gives rise to MDTFMFWTSFLILIKSVTTICLPSEVYIQDSHQQKCLPTCPESLYMFRQTCMKDCPNYANINETALGKFCIVEHDFECQRTSCPADLPLCYRMNCLEKCPEYTVRFENSCILECPMSHSFLMSHNCDGPCFTENGTCVTGCPDDHPFIFQTPRSTHCLEYCPNYTYEDQEHKKCQLKCPTEKQFLLNKTCFDSCPESHPLIQTLTSYYNTITLCSESCPQDTLMDEGYCVNACPDGRYEYNNTCVRECPESHPLKYPNVREKSTTGRAKYKCVDSCNIKTNSYISNNLEYKTYCVSSCPPESNFALNGSCVESCPLFQQYNIIHYEHKRCIERCPDYTVLSNGTNCRDLCLPDEKFRYNRTCHQECPMDAKFYYVKPTYVYPTIDNYVCIAKCPTNHLINGHECIKECPSDRKYVFNNTCNETCPIEHNYKQLEGGHYKCIDKCPSTAFVNNEFYCVSSCPADALYQVNKTCVATCPSEVRYRYSNFTVISVNWHSKKNIYHHYCLADCPTKTLYNQDACVEECPKEANYLFNRSCDIGCPATVRYRILTGNHFTCLDECPSNAYKYNASLCVLTCPVDKNYEHNATCYQECPEREDFIYRDGSYFRCMNECIPFLTYNKTCLEHCPDEAKFRDKGECIAYCNDKERIYTFRNFTVGTGGTKIYDYYCLHTCPANTFISNLTCVSQCPSETLQLDNKCVKFCPKERPLNYTTNKGKYFCVHSCPYRTFRFQSVCFDQCPSWLKSHQGTCTHECPKSHPYTDIRSQKCLSACENNFVITDNNICDKKCPTGKHYIEKNSCVFSCKNPRSLLQTTEQGLVCHDQCPHHLLLMENKGACVKKCPEDKLIVGSVCRALYKCPNHAYLEHTDFGRRCTNKCSSGFYLDGTHCVKECPPEKVIYDAVCANECPTTHPLKYKEFGSSNPRLICYRQCPSDYVANGSVCIEQSACYSEHHFSYEHTCFETCPSFTAISNSNYCVSLTDYVIYFIVLLFLTAILTVIFYFLTCFTGIKPKTKRKSSGIKTHFQLISKRTPTQNNKNGKYVIRYSKEDNEEAEIIEINHQNIEHDGDEIVELNDGIETATTFRRRKGKS